The following proteins are encoded in a genomic region of Rudaeicoccus suwonensis:
- a CDS encoding DUF5063 domain-containing protein, whose amino-acid sequence MPDQSDHTDATTPERAEAAKPETTARSGDVTEADGAASATAGDNEATAQLGALAAETAAEAAEFCAAVRELATGAAPDAAIPLLLLLIAQLQVTGARLGAIQDVVLVERFEPDPGPEDTLDALRMALANLFDGIDDYADVVDPVTSVEPARGALSDDLAEIVGALEHGLLHYQRGRTIEAMWWWQFSYLSQWGVRASAALRVLQTILGHLRLDADDQVVADAEFAALHP is encoded by the coding sequence ATGCCTGACCAGTCTGATCACACCGACGCGACCACACCGGAGCGCGCGGAGGCCGCGAAACCGGAGACGACGGCTCGCAGCGGCGATGTGACCGAAGCGGATGGTGCGGCAAGCGCGACGGCTGGTGACAACGAGGCGACCGCTCAGCTCGGCGCGCTCGCTGCCGAGACCGCGGCGGAGGCGGCAGAGTTCTGTGCTGCGGTGCGTGAACTCGCCACCGGTGCCGCACCTGATGCCGCAATTCCGTTGCTGTTGCTGCTCATTGCGCAATTGCAGGTGACAGGAGCCCGGCTGGGCGCCATACAGGACGTCGTGCTTGTGGAGCGTTTCGAGCCCGACCCCGGGCCAGAGGACACCCTCGACGCGTTACGTATGGCGTTGGCGAATCTGTTCGACGGCATCGACGACTATGCCGACGTGGTCGACCCGGTGACGTCGGTCGAACCCGCGCGCGGCGCTTTGTCCGACGACCTCGCCGAGATCGTCGGAGCGCTCGAGCACGGACTGCTGCACTACCAGCGTGGCCGCACGATCGAGGCCATGTGGTGGTGGCAGTTCAGCTATCTGTCCCAGTGGGGTGTTCGGGCGTCGGCGGCGCTGCGGGTGCTGCAGACGATTCTTGGTCATCTGCGTCTTGACGCTGACGACCAAGTGGTCGCAGACGCGGAATTTGCAGCCCTGCACCCTTGA
- the recR gene encoding recombination mediator RecR produces the protein MYEGVVQDLIDELGRLPGVGPKSAQRIAFHLLQADPADVTRLTEVLTVVREKVRFCERCFNVAEAQECRICLDPRRLTTLLCVVEEPKDIVAIERTREFRGRYHVLGGAISPIDGIGPDDLKITQLMRRLGEEPIEEVILATNPNLNGEATATFLSRALRTMGLRVTRLASGLPVGGDLEYADEVTLGRAFEGRRVLDA, from the coding sequence GTGTATGAAGGCGTGGTCCAGGACCTCATCGACGAGCTCGGAAGACTACCCGGCGTCGGTCCGAAATCCGCGCAGCGCATCGCTTTTCACCTGTTGCAGGCCGATCCGGCCGATGTGACCCGGCTGACCGAGGTGCTGACCGTCGTGCGCGAGAAGGTGCGCTTCTGCGAGCGCTGCTTCAATGTCGCCGAGGCGCAGGAGTGCCGCATCTGTCTCGACCCGCGCCGTCTGACGACGCTGCTGTGCGTGGTCGAGGAGCCCAAGGACATCGTTGCCATCGAACGCACGCGCGAGTTCCGCGGGCGCTATCACGTGCTGGGCGGTGCGATCAGCCCGATCGACGGCATCGGCCCGGACGACCTCAAGATCACCCAGTTGATGCGCCGCCTCGGCGAAGAACCGATCGAGGAGGTCATCCTGGCGACCAACCCCAACCTCAACGGCGAAGCCACCGCGACCTTTCTGTCGCGCGCGCTGCGCACGATGGGCCTGCGGGTCACCCGCCTCGCCTCCGGGCTACCGGTGGGTGGAGATCTGGAGTATGCCGACGAGGTCACTCTCGGCCGAGCTTTCGAGGGACGGAGAGTGCTCGATGCCTGA
- a CDS encoding lysophospholipid acyltransferase family protein: MSSLYLASRMTVAPALRAIWRPTVEGRSNVPRTGGVLIASNHLSFVDSVVIPMVAPRKVFFLAKAEYFTGTGVRGAISRAWFNSMGMIPVERDDSRAAADSLETALTVLRAGKAFGIYPEGTRSRDGRLYRGHTGVAHLAMQAGVPVVPVGLHGTPDVQPIGSNRPRLAKVTVRFGEPLTFGSSYKAMPAGKARRQATDEIMAAIAGLSGQQLAGCYNERPAS, encoded by the coding sequence ATGAGTTCGCTCTACCTCGCCTCACGTATGACGGTCGCGCCCGCGCTCCGCGCGATCTGGCGGCCCACGGTCGAGGGCAGAAGCAACGTCCCGCGCACCGGCGGCGTGCTGATCGCCAGCAACCACCTGTCCTTCGTCGACAGCGTCGTGATTCCGATGGTCGCTCCGCGCAAGGTCTTCTTCCTGGCCAAGGCGGAGTACTTCACCGGCACCGGTGTGCGTGGCGCGATCTCGCGGGCGTGGTTCAACTCGATGGGCATGATCCCCGTCGAGCGGGACGACTCGCGTGCTGCCGCCGACTCGCTCGAGACTGCTCTGACCGTCCTGCGCGCCGGGAAGGCCTTCGGCATCTACCCCGAAGGGACCCGCAGCAGGGACGGCCGCCTCTACCGGGGGCACACCGGCGTGGCTCACCTTGCGATGCAGGCCGGTGTCCCGGTTGTCCCGGTGGGCCTGCACGGCACCCCGGACGTGCAGCCGATCGGGTCCAACCGGCCCCGGCTGGCGAAGGTGACCGTGCGTTTCGGCGAACCGCTGACCTTCGGATCGTCATACAAGGCGATGCCTGCGGGAAAGGCCCGACGGCAGGCGACCGACGAGATCATGGCGGCCATCGCCGGCTTGTCCGGGCAGCAACTCGCCGGCTGCTACAACGAGCGACCCGCGAGCTGA
- a CDS encoding DNA polymerase III subunit gamma and tau has product MSTALYRRYRPETFADVIGQEHVTEPLMQALRTGRVNHAYLFSGPRGCGKTTSARILARCLNCEQGPTPTPCGECASCVALARGGSGTVDVIEIDAASHGGVDDARDLRERASYGPAQSRYKIYIIDEAHMVTPQGFNALLKIVEEPPEHVKFVFATTEPEKVIGTIRSRTHHYPFRLVPPARLTDYLQQLCDAEGVAVQPGVLSFVTRAGGGSVRDSLSVLDQLIAGSGEDGLTYAGAAALLGFTDGELLDATIDAFGARDSGSVFRQIDRVVESGHDPRRFVEDLLERLRDLIVVAAVPDGAAQILRGVPEDQVERMRQQAAQFGPGELSRSADIVNTGLTEMTGATSPRLQLELICARVLLPGVSGAGGYAARLDRLERRLDMTGTGGTLAGGAVRSVTEPGPGAALPADAGGDLVDSGAGGPDGPDGAGGAPAGRPHRTGPAAPIEQPRRELGQHLPTPQQVPPSPIEQPRRELGQDLPTPEQASPSPEPASQAESVVDIEVVRRAWPDVLERIARAKRVTWTLLSQHAHVASFDGTTLVLGTSSPGLAAAVERSPHPEVVAQALNDALGIHVAVQARTDQSAPSPQLAPTEGDAPQRPGDAAPTAGPAPIAPTSMTTQATSAEQHALPASQSAPTTRTEDAAPAAPARSRAAEALAQAGLSSGASADSGGGWGSVNAPPPEWATAEHPAAPPTAAIEAAVPEIEEITESMDDEDVDDPSTVGVPVMQAVLGATIIDEQVD; this is encoded by the coding sequence GTGAGCACCGCGCTGTACCGCCGCTACCGGCCCGAAACCTTCGCCGATGTCATCGGCCAGGAACACGTGACCGAGCCGCTGATGCAGGCGCTGCGCACCGGCCGGGTCAATCACGCCTACCTGTTCAGCGGACCCCGTGGCTGTGGCAAGACCACCTCCGCTCGCATCCTGGCGCGCTGCCTGAACTGTGAGCAGGGTCCGACGCCGACCCCGTGCGGCGAGTGCGCCTCCTGCGTGGCGCTCGCGCGTGGCGGCTCCGGCACCGTCGACGTGATCGAGATCGACGCCGCGAGCCACGGTGGGGTCGACGATGCGCGAGACCTGCGGGAGCGGGCGTCATACGGCCCGGCGCAGTCGCGCTACAAGATCTACATCATCGACGAAGCCCACATGGTCACCCCGCAGGGCTTCAACGCGCTGCTGAAGATCGTCGAAGAGCCGCCCGAACACGTGAAATTCGTCTTTGCGACCACCGAACCCGAAAAGGTCATCGGCACGATTCGCTCGCGCACCCACCACTACCCGTTCCGGCTGGTGCCGCCGGCGCGACTGACCGACTATCTGCAGCAGTTGTGCGATGCCGAGGGCGTCGCGGTGCAGCCGGGAGTGCTGTCGTTCGTGACGCGCGCCGGCGGCGGCTCGGTGCGTGACTCGTTGTCGGTGCTCGACCAGCTCATCGCCGGCTCGGGGGAGGACGGGCTCACGTATGCCGGTGCTGCTGCTCTGCTCGGGTTCACCGACGGTGAGTTGCTCGATGCCACCATCGACGCCTTCGGCGCTCGCGACAGCGGTTCGGTCTTCCGTCAGATCGATCGCGTCGTCGAATCCGGACACGACCCGCGCCGGTTCGTCGAGGATCTGCTGGAGCGCTTGCGCGACCTCATTGTCGTCGCGGCGGTGCCCGACGGTGCTGCGCAGATCCTGCGCGGTGTGCCGGAAGACCAGGTCGAGCGGATGCGTCAGCAGGCAGCGCAGTTCGGGCCGGGGGAGTTGTCGCGCAGCGCGGACATCGTCAACACCGGACTGACCGAGATGACCGGCGCCACCAGCCCGCGGCTGCAACTCGAGCTGATCTGCGCGCGCGTGCTGTTGCCAGGTGTCTCCGGGGCGGGCGGTTATGCGGCGCGGCTCGATCGGCTGGAGCGGCGGCTGGACATGACCGGCACCGGCGGCACGCTCGCGGGTGGTGCTGTTCGCAGCGTCACTGAGCCGGGCCCGGGTGCCGCGCTTCCGGCGGACGCCGGCGGCGATCTTGTCGACAGCGGCGCCGGCGGACCCGATGGTCCGGATGGCGCCGGCGGCGCGCCGGCCGGCCGGCCGCATCGCACCGGCCCGGCGGCGCCGATCGAGCAGCCCCGTCGCGAGCTGGGTCAGCATTTGCCGACGCCGCAGCAGGTGCCACCGTCGCCGATCGAGCAGCCCCGTCGCGAGCTGGGTCAGGACTTGCCGACGCCGGAGCAGGCGTCACCGTCGCCGGAGCCTGCATCGCAGGCCGAGAGCGTCGTCGACATCGAAGTCGTCCGCCGCGCCTGGCCGGATGTCCTCGAACGCATCGCCCGCGCGAAGCGCGTGACCTGGACCCTGCTCAGCCAGCACGCTCACGTGGCGTCCTTCGACGGCACCACCCTGGTCCTCGGCACCAGCAGCCCCGGCCTGGCCGCGGCGGTCGAGCGATCCCCGCACCCGGAGGTCGTTGCCCAGGCGCTCAACGATGCGCTCGGCATACACGTCGCGGTGCAGGCGCGCACCGACCAGTCGGCTCCCTCGCCGCAGTTGGCACCCACCGAAGGCGACGCTCCGCAGCGACCCGGCGATGCTGCGCCGACTGCCGGCCCGGCGCCCATCGCCCCCACCTCGATGACAACCCAGGCGACATCCGCCGAGCAGCACGCCTTGCCGGCGTCGCAGTCAGCACCGACAACGCGGACCGAGGATGCGGCTCCGGCAGCACCCGCACGGTCGCGCGCCGCTGAGGCGCTCGCCCAGGCCGGTCTCTCCTCGGGTGCCTCTGCGGACTCCGGCGGCGGCTGGGGTTCGGTGAACGCTCCACCGCCGGAATGGGCCACGGCCGAACATCCTGCAGCGCCACCAACCGCAGCGATCGAGGCCGCAGTGCCGGAGATCGAGGAGATCACCGAGTCGATGGACGATGAAGATGTCGACGATCCGAGCACGGTGGGCGTTCCGGTGATGCAAGCTGTTCTCGGTGCCACGATCATTGACGAACAGGTCGACTGA
- a CDS encoding LytR C-terminal domain-containing protein → MGEHTRRDVLIAAVVAVAASPLAAACGSSKPKKVVKSCETSLPAPTMKIALNTIWVNVWNASSQNGMAAQVAQELQWRGLHIIATGNDPESGNYPTPTYAQIRYGSIGRQIALTLAEQVENPTLEEDDRADPSVDLVIGDKFALVPLPPAPASQVSLNVYNAYVVPGSAQELANAMRSRGFQILTVGNDPEQGYYPNDAVVIRYGAQGLPDAQRVQLQVKGAQMMQDSRTGTTVDLVIGSKWVSTSAVLVPTAQATPTPTPTRSTASGC, encoded by the coding sequence ATGGGCGAACACACCAGAAGGGACGTGCTGATCGCAGCCGTCGTCGCTGTGGCGGCGTCCCCACTGGCAGCAGCCTGCGGCAGCTCCAAACCCAAGAAGGTCGTGAAGTCCTGCGAGACCTCACTGCCGGCGCCGACGATGAAGATCGCGCTCAACACCATCTGGGTCAACGTCTGGAACGCCAGCAGCCAGAACGGTATGGCGGCGCAGGTCGCGCAAGAGCTGCAGTGGCGCGGGCTGCACATCATCGCCACCGGCAACGACCCCGAGTCGGGCAACTACCCGACACCGACATACGCGCAGATCCGTTACGGCTCGATCGGCCGGCAGATCGCGCTGACTCTGGCGGAGCAGGTGGAGAACCCCACTCTCGAAGAGGACGACCGCGCCGACCCCTCGGTCGACTTGGTCATCGGCGACAAGTTCGCGCTCGTGCCCCTGCCTCCGGCACCTGCCAGTCAGGTGTCACTCAATGTCTACAACGCCTATGTCGTGCCCGGCTCCGCGCAGGAGCTCGCGAATGCCATGCGCAGCCGCGGCTTCCAGATCCTGACCGTCGGAAACGATCCGGAGCAGGGCTACTACCCCAACGACGCCGTCGTCATCCGGTATGGCGCACAAGGCTTGCCCGACGCGCAACGAGTTCAGTTGCAGGTCAAGGGTGCTCAGATGATGCAGGACAGTCGCACCGGCACCACCGTCGATCTGGTCATCGGCAGCAAGTGGGTCTCGACGTCTGCCGTGCTGGTGCCGACAGCGCAGGCCACGCCGACACCCACCCCGACCCGCAGCACCGCGAGCGGCTGCTGA
- a CDS encoding type II toxin-antitoxin system VapB family antitoxin: MIFKAVGDGRPYPDHGMHSPRDWSGVTPRMVRLDLLITTKTTLDLDTLLSEDSTFYGDIFAHVVSWNGDLYLEDGLHRALRAALQQRPVIHARVLML, encoded by the coding sequence GTGATCTTCAAGGCGGTGGGCGACGGGCGCCCCTACCCTGATCACGGAATGCACAGTCCGCGCGACTGGAGCGGCGTGACACCGCGGATGGTGCGCCTTGATCTGCTCATCACCACCAAGACCACGCTCGACCTCGACACGCTGCTGTCGGAGGACTCGACGTTCTACGGTGACATCTTCGCCCACGTCGTCAGCTGGAACGGTGACCTCTACCTGGAGGACGGCCTGCACCGCGCCTTGCGCGCGGCCTTGCAGCAGCGGCCCGTGATCCACGCCCGGGTGTTGATGCTGTGA
- a CDS encoding LytR C-terminal domain-containing protein — MSYVRDTGLGRARQRRHRRSTIVVVLAAVLVVVGLVLAVSYITTRSNGASAATCQTSTQTLPQGSFVLNVYNASSDTGRAKRIALAMDSRGFDVGVVSNDPYGESLSGVGQVRFGPAGAAYAKKYVAQYMPGAQLMQDGRTGTSVDLVLGEQAPNITAVTQSPIAESTTCSSASVVG, encoded by the coding sequence GTGAGCTACGTACGCGACACCGGCCTCGGGCGAGCCCGGCAACGACGACACCGCCGGTCGACGATCGTCGTCGTGCTCGCGGCGGTGCTTGTGGTGGTCGGACTGGTGTTGGCGGTGTCCTACATCACCACGCGGTCCAACGGCGCCAGTGCAGCGACCTGCCAGACGTCGACCCAAACGCTGCCGCAGGGCAGTTTCGTGCTCAACGTCTACAACGCGTCCTCTGACACAGGTCGCGCGAAACGCATTGCGCTGGCGATGGACTCGCGTGGCTTCGACGTCGGAGTTGTCAGCAATGACCCGTACGGCGAGAGCCTGTCAGGCGTCGGACAGGTGCGCTTCGGGCCGGCAGGTGCGGCATACGCGAAGAAGTATGTCGCGCAGTACATGCCGGGCGCGCAGCTGATGCAGGACGGGCGCACCGGCACCTCCGTCGACCTCGTGCTCGGTGAGCAGGCGCCGAACATCACGGCGGTGACGCAGTCGCCGATCGCCGAGTCGACGACCTGCTCCAGCGCAAGCGTGGTCGGTTAG
- a CDS encoding ABC transporter substrate-binding protein → MPITRPRIVSLLPSATEILFAIGAGDDVVGVTFECDEPAHARSTAKVVSTSALPEKLAPAEIDAFVSARVAAGEDLYHLDSGALASLDATLVVTQDLCAVCAVDVSVVNDALEYLQCRAEVLTTDPHTLEQVWESIVAIGTSTGHVASAEALAQSLRDRIAHVCREVSSSTPVRCAVLEWTDPPFSPGHWVPEMIERAGGISVLGESGAKSRRLNWSEVAECDASVVVVAPCGYGLAQSAELAKEVVASGVIDDGIPIWAVDANASFARPGPRLADGVEALSRILHPGLGEPDPTMAARIR, encoded by the coding sequence ATGCCGATCACTCGCCCGCGCATCGTCTCGCTGTTGCCGTCCGCGACCGAGATCCTGTTCGCGATCGGCGCTGGCGACGATGTCGTCGGTGTGACCTTCGAGTGTGACGAACCGGCGCACGCACGGTCGACAGCGAAGGTGGTGTCGACGTCGGCGCTGCCGGAGAAGCTTGCGCCGGCTGAGATCGACGCGTTCGTATCGGCGCGTGTCGCTGCGGGTGAGGATCTGTACCACCTCGACTCGGGCGCGCTCGCATCGTTGGACGCCACCCTGGTCGTGACGCAGGACCTGTGCGCGGTGTGCGCCGTCGACGTCTCGGTGGTCAATGACGCGCTGGAATATCTGCAGTGCCGGGCGGAGGTGCTGACCACCGATCCCCACACGCTGGAGCAGGTGTGGGAGTCGATCGTCGCGATCGGCACGTCGACCGGTCACGTGGCGTCCGCGGAGGCGCTCGCCCAGTCGTTGCGGGACCGGATAGCGCACGTATGCCGCGAGGTGTCGTCGTCGACGCCGGTCCGCTGCGCGGTGCTGGAGTGGACGGACCCGCCGTTCAGCCCCGGGCACTGGGTGCCGGAGATGATCGAGCGCGCCGGAGGCATCAGTGTGCTGGGCGAGAGCGGTGCGAAGTCGCGGCGGTTGAACTGGTCAGAGGTTGCCGAGTGCGACGCATCGGTCGTCGTGGTGGCGCCGTGCGGTTACGGACTGGCCCAGTCGGCCGAGTTGGCGAAGGAGGTCGTGGCGTCGGGCGTGATCGACGACGGCATACCGATCTGGGCGGTGGATGCCAATGCGTCCTTCGCGCGGCCAGGGCCGCGACTGGCCGACGGGGTCGAGGCGTTGTCGCGGATCCTGCATCCGGGTCTCGGGGAGCCCGACCCGACGATGGCGGCCCGCATCCGCTGA
- a CDS encoding pentapeptide repeat-containing protein, producing the protein MTPLEPVQEPAKLRLRKKNFEHANFGERNYIVFNSAGCKFEYCSFDNTVISGAVFGSGGPDNVGRSTYRKCTFNNAKIDVSVTGFASFYQCSFEQSDISHLNARSADFVDCIFSGTIRHSIFAGAMDERYRTPGDRTINHIDGNDFSEATLVNVTFELGVDLNRQKLPLSEDYFYFPDAKGALERAAAALSKFPPDAYPSARAFVKVRKSSLSRGQSQILVRLNDYPPRKRPELRWLLESARG; encoded by the coding sequence GTGACACCCTTGGAACCTGTCCAAGAACCCGCAAAACTTAGACTCAGGAAAAAGAACTTCGAGCACGCAAACTTCGGTGAACGCAATTACATTGTGTTCAATTCTGCTGGTTGCAAATTCGAATATTGCTCTTTTGACAACACTGTTATCAGCGGCGCGGTTTTCGGCAGCGGCGGACCCGATAATGTGGGACGCTCAACATACCGAAAATGCACGTTTAACAACGCGAAAATCGACGTATCGGTGACAGGCTTTGCTTCCTTCTACCAGTGCAGCTTCGAGCAGAGCGATATCAGCCATCTGAATGCACGGTCCGCAGACTTCGTAGACTGTATCTTCTCGGGCACAATTCGACATTCAATTTTCGCAGGCGCGATGGATGAAAGATATCGAACACCAGGCGATCGCACGATTAATCACATTGATGGCAATGATTTCTCTGAGGCAACCCTTGTAAATGTTACTTTCGAGCTAGGAGTAGATCTTAACCGCCAGAAGTTGCCGCTCAGTGAGGACTACTTTTATTTCCCGGATGCGAAGGGTGCGCTAGAGCGCGCGGCCGCGGCACTGTCAAAATTCCCGCCTGACGCATATCCATCCGCTAGGGCCTTTGTAAAGGTGAGAAAATCAAGTCTCTCGCGTGGTCAGAGTCAAATCCTGGTAAGGCTCAATGACTATCCTCCTCGAAAGCGTCCTGAACTTCGCTGGCTGCTTGAATCTGCGCGAGGTTAG
- a CDS encoding tautomerase family protein: MPMIDVYAPADTFAEPAKLAQELATTLMEIEGVPAIPMFKNNTAAFVHTPQAMSNVARSGDYVRVQVLTNAGALNREQQQAVVARFTDLVIAAGGTKDHVWVLLTEAVPGGWGLWGHAHTNEELVAAARDEIARLQGGATS; this comes from the coding sequence ATGCCCATGATCGACGTCTACGCCCCGGCGGACACCTTCGCGGAACCGGCGAAGCTCGCCCAAGAGCTGGCGACGACGCTGATGGAGATCGAGGGCGTTCCGGCCATCCCGATGTTCAAGAACAACACCGCCGCGTTCGTTCACACGCCGCAGGCGATGTCGAATGTCGCCCGCAGCGGCGACTACGTGCGCGTTCAGGTGCTCACCAACGCCGGCGCCCTCAATCGCGAGCAGCAACAGGCGGTCGTCGCCCGATTCACCGACCTCGTGATCGCCGCCGGTGGCACGAAAGACCACGTCTGGGTGCTGCTCACCGAAGCCGTGCCCGGTGGATGGGGCCTCTGGGGACACGCACACACGAATGAAGAACTGGTGGCCGCAGCACGCGACGAGATCGCCCGGCTGCAAGGTGGCGCCACCTCCTGA
- a CDS encoding TetR/AcrR family transcriptional regulator has product MAQSARERMIRSALVLFAERGVQGTSFADVIAHSGAPRGSIYHHFPGGKEALVRAVLDTMRQAGPGALAALEGREGRGVIDGFIDGWARILTSTDYVAGCSVLGITVTTEDSEVRAAAGDVFSAWVEQLEDLLVAGGVPSAQARPVAWTLLSAAEGAVAVCRSQRSLEPLEAVRQQLRQLVAP; this is encoded by the coding sequence ATGGCGCAGTCGGCACGCGAGCGGATGATCCGCAGCGCGCTCGTCCTGTTCGCCGAACGCGGCGTGCAGGGCACGTCGTTCGCCGACGTGATCGCGCATTCGGGCGCGCCGCGCGGGTCGATCTACCACCACTTCCCCGGCGGCAAGGAAGCGTTGGTGCGCGCGGTGCTCGACACAATGCGCCAAGCCGGCCCCGGTGCGTTGGCAGCGCTGGAGGGCCGCGAAGGGAGGGGCGTCATCGACGGCTTCATCGACGGATGGGCACGCATCCTCACCAGCACCGACTACGTGGCGGGCTGCTCTGTGCTGGGAATCACTGTCACGACAGAGGATTCCGAGGTCCGTGCCGCCGCCGGAGACGTCTTCTCAGCCTGGGTCGAGCAACTCGAAGATCTCTTGGTGGCAGGGGGCGTGCCCTCGGCGCAGGCGCGACCCGTCGCGTGGACCTTGCTCTCCGCGGCCGAGGGCGCAGTGGCTGTATGCCGGTCGCAGCGCTCGCTTGAACCGTTGGAGGCCGTGCGCCAGCAACTCCGGCAACTCGTCGCACCATGA
- a CDS encoding peptidoglycan-binding domain-containing protein, with the protein MSYRSSLLTVVSVGALGLSAIATAPASMAATQPTAAATAAHTRTAAAPILYYGSRGVAVRAWQQDIDQVWGKIPSVPQIAVDGVFGARTEAATKDFQRFAHLTADGVVGPKTRAAMMTALHGGQGTAPAPAPILYYGSRGVAVRAWQQDIDQVWGKIPSVPQIAVDGVFGARTEAATKDFQRFAHLTADGVVGPKTRAAMMTALHGSRG; encoded by the coding sequence ATGTCATACCGCTCGTCTCTCCTTACGGTCGTCAGCGTCGGCGCACTCGGCCTCAGCGCCATCGCGACTGCTCCGGCATCAATGGCCGCCACGCAGCCCACGGCTGCCGCCACGGCAGCCCACACCCGCACGGCAGCCGCGCCGATCCTGTACTACGGCAGCCGCGGCGTTGCCGTCCGCGCCTGGCAGCAGGACATCGACCAGGTCTGGGGCAAGATCCCCTCCGTGCCCCAGATTGCCGTCGACGGAGTCTTCGGTGCACGAACAGAAGCTGCTACCAAGGACTTTCAGCGGTTCGCACACCTGACAGCCGACGGTGTCGTCGGCCCGAAGACGCGCGCAGCAATGATGACCGCACTCCACGGCGGCCAGGGCACTGCCCCTGCGCCCGCGCCGATCCTGTACTACGGCAGCCGCGGCGTTGCCGTCCGCGCCTGGCAGCAGGACATCGACCAGGTCTGGGGCAAGATCCCCTCCGTGCCCCAGATTGCCGTCGACGGAGTCTTCGGTGCACGAACAGAAGCTGCTACCAAGGACTTTCAGCGGTTCGCACACCTGACAGCCGACGGTGTCGTCGGCCCGAAGACGCGCGCAGCAATGATGACCGCACTCCACGGTTCCCGGGGCTGA
- a CDS encoding mycothiol transferase, producing MTQLANTLLRDAFGRVADELPSLLDGLTPDQVLWRPEGRGNSIGWLVWHLTRVQDDHLAGVDGRDQVWTSGGWARRFGLPYDDAAIGYGQSADEVAVFEVSDAELLVGYHAAVHEMTLSVLDAMSDADYERIVDERWDPPVTAAVRLVSVVGDITQHVGQAAYVRGLT from the coding sequence ATGACGCAACTCGCAAACACTCTGCTGCGCGACGCCTTCGGGCGAGTCGCCGACGAACTTCCTTCTCTGCTCGACGGTTTGACGCCGGATCAGGTGCTCTGGCGACCAGAAGGGCGAGGCAATTCGATCGGCTGGCTGGTCTGGCACCTGACGCGGGTGCAGGACGACCATCTTGCCGGCGTCGACGGGCGCGACCAGGTGTGGACGTCCGGCGGGTGGGCGCGGCGGTTCGGTCTGCCGTATGACGACGCCGCCATCGGCTACGGCCAGTCCGCCGACGAGGTCGCAGTCTTCGAAGTCAGCGATGCGGAACTGCTGGTCGGCTATCACGCCGCGGTGCACGAGATGACCTTGTCGGTGCTCGACGCGATGAGTGACGCCGACTACGAGCGCATCGTCGATGAGCGCTGGGATCCGCCGGTGACCGCGGCTGTACGGCTGGTCTCGGTGGTGGGTGACATCACCCAGCACGTCGGGCAGGCGGCATACGTTCGCGGTCTTACGTGA